The Streptosporangiales bacterium genome includes a window with the following:
- a CDS encoding ECF transporter S component has translation MERRTAARFFTPRRVARVAILVALSAVGAFIKIPSPTGTVALDSAPGWLAAYAFSPVEGSIVGALGHLVSALSTGFPLGLPVHLLVAVEMAVFVAVFGLLARKVSIWLAIPVGIVLNGVGGAAIMIPIGGVGMFVSLVLPLTVGAAINIVIAAAAGRVLKAAGLAAADEKGGRGKQEKSA, from the coding sequence GTGGAACGTCGTACTGCGGCACGCTTCTTCACCCCGCGACGGGTGGCGAGGGTCGCGATCCTGGTGGCCTTGAGCGCCGTCGGTGCGTTCATAAAGATCCCCAGCCCGACCGGCACCGTGGCGTTGGACTCGGCGCCCGGTTGGCTCGCCGCGTACGCGTTCAGCCCGGTCGAGGGCTCGATCGTGGGTGCGCTCGGCCACCTGGTGTCGGCGCTGAGCACGGGGTTCCCGCTCGGCCTGCCTGTGCACCTGCTTGTGGCCGTCGAGATGGCGGTGTTCGTCGCGGTCTTCGGGCTGCTCGCCAGGAAGGTGAGCATCTGGCTGGCGATCCCCGTCGGCATCGTGCTCAACGGGGTCGGCGGTGCGGCGATCATGATCCCCATCGGCGGTGTCGGCATGTTCGTCTCGCTCGTGCTGCCGCTGACCGTCGGCGCGGCGATCAACATCGTCATCGCCGCGGCGGCCGGCCGCGTGCTGAAGGCTGCGGGGCTCGCCGCCGCCGACGAGAAGGGCGGCCGCGGGAAGCAGGAGAAGTCCGCGTGA
- a CDS encoding transcriptional regulator, whose product MTGPVHGVRRVRDLTVLDVPGGSLVVACDSVGGIGPKQHDTVRTAAATTAHFAARVALLEVICAGAKPTLVVDTLSVEAEPQGKEMIQAVVELAAEVGLAADRVTGTTEDNVVTHATGIGVTVVGEVAGGLRAGGSRDGDVVVCLGAPRSAPDDQLYVGHPDLVGIAELTALLDTDLVHDALSVGSKGLAWEVPQLAEAAGLSVDWRADAGVPRDRSAGPSSCVLVSCRAADVASVRARFRSTLPTAVVADLAAEDG is encoded by the coding sequence GTGACCGGACCGGTCCACGGCGTCCGGCGAGTACGCGACCTCACCGTGCTGGACGTACCAGGGGGCAGCCTGGTCGTCGCCTGCGACTCGGTCGGCGGGATCGGGCCGAAACAGCACGACACCGTAAGAACCGCGGCGGCGACCACCGCCCACTTCGCTGCCCGGGTGGCGCTGCTCGAGGTCATCTGTGCGGGCGCCAAGCCCACCTTGGTCGTCGACACGCTGAGCGTGGAGGCCGAACCACAGGGCAAGGAGATGATCCAGGCCGTCGTCGAGCTGGCCGCCGAGGTCGGTCTCGCCGCCGATCGGGTCACCGGCACCACCGAGGACAACGTCGTCACGCACGCGACCGGCATCGGTGTGACGGTCGTCGGTGAGGTCGCCGGCGGCCTGCGCGCCGGCGGCTCGCGCGACGGCGACGTGGTCGTCTGTCTCGGCGCACCGCGCTCGGCGCCCGACGACCAGCTGTACGTCGGGCACCCGGACCTGGTCGGTATCGCCGAGCTGACCGCACTCCTCGACACCGACCTCGTGCACGACGCGCTGTCGGTCGGCTCGAAGGGCCTCGCCTGGGAGGTGCCGCAGCTCGCCGAGGCCGCCGGGCTGAGCGTCGACTGGCGCGCCGACGCCGGCGTGCCGCGCGACCGCTCGGCGGGGCCGTCGTCGTGCGTGCTCGTCAGCTGCCGAGCGGCCGACGTGGCGTCGGTGCGTGCCCGGTTCCGCAGCACGTTGCCGACCGCCGTCGTCGCCGACCTCGCTGCGGAGGACGGATGA
- a CDS encoding ATP-binding cassette domain-containing protein: MSVALHADGLSFRYRGTDERQLDDVSFRIETGERVAIMGATGAGKTTLVMTFNGLIPHHHAGQMYGYLTSAGLDTVDHDVVDLVRHVGMVMQDPEAQITGRTAIDDATVGPANLGLPREEVFERAHRALDAVGLADLADRDTGQLSGGQQQRLAIAGILAMEPEILVLDEPTSELDPDGTAHVFAVVEKVTDQPGQTAVLVEHEPELVAQWASRLLVLHDGKLVHDGPPGQFFADPVRSREARLRPPQVVSVCCALQDRGVLQQGEVAVTVDEGVDLLRDRVPHGARAHGRATSATRPDPSVPVAVNARGVSHRYPSGVQALSDVDLAVHEGEFVALLGRNGAGKTTFARHLNGLLRPTVGELLVNDRPTAGRKVSELATEVGYVFQNPDHQIFAASVRDEVAFGLRNAGVAADQAEAKVEEVLELVGMREHIDDHPFRLGKGQRQRLAVASVLALEPQVLVVDEPTTGQDWHGSVAIMELIRELNEAGRTIVMITHDMPLVAAYAHRAVVFDAGRLIADLPVPELFAAEDVLAKAQLSAPQVTRLAKALGLPPVTTVDAFAELWDVA, encoded by the coding sequence ATGAGCGTCGCACTCCATGCCGACGGGCTGAGCTTCAGGTACCGCGGGACGGACGAGCGTCAGCTCGACGACGTGAGCTTCCGGATCGAGACCGGCGAACGCGTCGCGATCATGGGTGCGACGGGCGCGGGCAAGACGACGCTCGTGATGACGTTCAACGGCCTCATCCCGCACCACCACGCCGGCCAGATGTACGGGTACCTCACGTCGGCCGGCCTCGACACCGTCGACCACGACGTCGTCGACCTGGTGCGGCACGTCGGCATGGTGATGCAGGACCCGGAGGCGCAGATCACCGGCAGGACGGCGATCGACGACGCCACCGTCGGCCCGGCCAACCTCGGCCTGCCACGCGAGGAGGTCTTCGAGCGCGCACACCGTGCACTCGACGCCGTCGGCCTCGCCGACCTCGCGGACCGCGACACCGGTCAGCTGTCCGGCGGTCAGCAACAGCGGCTCGCCATTGCCGGGATCCTCGCCATGGAGCCGGAGATCCTCGTGCTCGACGAGCCCACGAGCGAGCTGGACCCGGACGGCACCGCACACGTGTTCGCCGTCGTGGAGAAGGTGACCGACCAACCGGGCCAGACGGCGGTACTTGTGGAGCACGAACCCGAGCTGGTGGCCCAGTGGGCCAGCCGGCTGCTCGTACTGCACGACGGCAAGCTCGTCCACGACGGGCCGCCGGGGCAGTTCTTCGCCGACCCCGTGCGTTCCCGTGAGGCGCGGTTGCGGCCGCCGCAGGTGGTCAGCGTCTGCTGTGCTCTGCAGGACCGCGGCGTGCTGCAGCAGGGCGAGGTGGCCGTGACCGTGGACGAGGGCGTCGACCTGCTGCGCGACCGCGTCCCGCACGGGGCGCGCGCACACGGGCGAGCGACGTCGGCGACCCGGCCTGACCCGTCCGTGCCTGTCGCGGTCAACGCCCGCGGTGTCTCGCACCGCTACCCGTCCGGCGTGCAGGCGCTCAGCGACGTCGACCTCGCCGTGCACGAGGGCGAGTTCGTCGCGCTGCTCGGCAGGAACGGCGCGGGCAAGACGACGTTCGCCCGCCACCTCAACGGCCTGCTGCGGCCGACCGTCGGCGAGCTGCTCGTCAACGACCGCCCGACGGCGGGACGCAAGGTCAGCGAGCTGGCGACCGAGGTCGGCTACGTCTTCCAGAACCCCGATCACCAGATCTTCGCCGCAAGCGTCAGGGACGAGGTGGCGTTCGGGCTTCGCAACGCGGGCGTGGCGGCCGACCAGGCGGAGGCGAAGGTCGAGGAGGTGCTCGAGCTGGTGGGGATGCGCGAGCACATCGACGACCATCCGTTCCGCCTCGGCAAGGGGCAGCGGCAACGCCTCGCCGTCGCCAGCGTGCTCGCCCTCGAACCACAGGTCCTCGTCGTCGACGAACCCACGACGGGACAGGACTGGCACGGCTCGGTAGCGATCATGGAGCTCATCCGCGAGCTCAACGAGGCCGGCCGCACCATCGTCATGATCACGCACGACATGCCGCTGGTCGCTGCGTACGCGCACCGCGCCGTGGTGTTCGACGCCGGACGGCTGATCGCCGACCTGCCGGTGCCCGAGCTCTTCGCCGCCGAGGACGTGCTCGCCAAGGCGCAGCTGTCCGCGCCACAGGTGACCCGGCTGGCGAAGGCCCTCGGCCTGCCGCCGGTCACGACGGTGGACGCGTTCGCCGAGCTCTGGGACGTGGCCTGA
- a CDS encoding ADP-ribosylglycohydrolase family protein: MTDQSTTGLEVLTDRARGCLAGVALGDAMGMPGELWPRERVKAHFGWIGEFLPGPAGHFVVDGFVAGQVTDDTQQTYMLADAILAAGGTVDTAVVARHLVAWADRVGASEGNFLGPSSARAIQKLRENGDPTKTGEGGETNGAAMRIAPVGLLHRSGDLDALVDAVLGASIMSHNTSVAISGASLVAGTVSGALDGEPGLSPSALLQSALEVGYAAGAIGARRAEQVMSPSVVRRAQWAAELAERSTTDEQFLQDLYDLVGGGVATAESVPSAVGLLVRSGGDPVRCAVLAANLGGDTDTMGAIATGMAGAVAGISAIPDGLLGQLRSVNQIEPERLADDLLAYRH, encoded by the coding sequence ATGACGGACCAGTCGACCACTGGCCTCGAAGTGCTCACCGACCGGGCACGCGGCTGCCTGGCGGGCGTGGCGCTGGGTGATGCAATGGGCATGCCGGGGGAGTTGTGGCCACGTGAGCGGGTGAAGGCGCACTTCGGCTGGATCGGCGAGTTCCTGCCGGGGCCCGCCGGTCACTTCGTCGTCGACGGGTTCGTCGCCGGGCAGGTGACCGACGATACCCAGCAGACGTACATGCTCGCGGACGCCATCCTCGCTGCCGGCGGCACGGTCGACACCGCGGTCGTCGCCCGTCACCTCGTGGCGTGGGCGGACCGGGTGGGGGCGAGCGAGGGGAACTTCCTCGGGCCCAGCTCGGCGCGGGCGATCCAGAAGCTGCGGGAGAACGGCGACCCGACGAAGACCGGCGAGGGTGGCGAGACCAACGGCGCGGCCATGCGGATCGCGCCCGTCGGTCTGCTGCACCGGTCGGGTGATCTGGACGCGCTCGTCGATGCGGTGCTCGGTGCGTCGATCATGTCGCACAACACGAGCGTCGCGATCAGCGGCGCGAGCCTCGTCGCCGGCACGGTCAGCGGCGCGCTCGACGGCGAACCGGGTCTGTCACCTAGCGCCCTCCTGCAGTCCGCGCTCGAAGTCGGCTACGCCGCCGGCGCCATCGGTGCCCGTAGGGCGGAGCAGGTGATGAGCCCTTCGGTGGTGCGGCGCGCGCAGTGGGCGGCCGAGCTCGCCGAGCGGTCGACGACGGACGAGCAGTTCCTGCAGGACCTCTACGACCTCGTCGGCGGAGGCGTGGCCACCGCAGAGTCGGTACCTTCGGCCGTCGGCCTGCTGGTGCGTTCCGGCGGCGACCCGGTACGTTGCGCCGTACTCGCCGCGAACCTCGGCGGCGACACCGACACCATGGGTGCCATCGCGACCGGGATGGCCGGAGCCGTCGCCGGCATCTCGGCCATCCCCGACGGGCTCCTCGGCCAGCTGCGGTCGGTGAACCAGATCGAACCGGAGCGCCTCGCCGACGACCTGCTCGCGTACCGACATTGA
- a CDS encoding MarR family transcriptional regulator yields the protein MATRKPVASRPDLAAMLAPLARSLMALETPVLERHGLTMWGYAVLSGLRGQEVRTQSALAESIGADKTRVIAVLDDLQDDGLINRQPDPADRRARLLSLTDRGARVHAAAQADIQRRENALLARLGRAERAAFLSALETLAAIPRDEIVALAEHRT from the coding sequence ATGGCAACTCGCAAACCGGTCGCCTCCCGACCCGACCTCGCCGCGATGCTGGCACCGCTCGCCCGGTCGCTGATGGCACTCGAGACGCCCGTGCTCGAACGCCACGGGCTCACCATGTGGGGCTACGCGGTGCTGAGCGGCCTCCGCGGCCAGGAGGTACGCACCCAGTCCGCCCTGGCCGAGTCGATCGGTGCCGACAAGACACGCGTCATCGCGGTACTCGACGACCTCCAGGACGACGGGCTCATCAACCGCCAGCCGGACCCCGCGGACCGCCGCGCCCGGCTGCTCTCACTCACCGACCGCGGCGCTCGCGTCCACGCCGCCGCCCAGGCGGACATCCAGCGACGCGAGAACGCACTACTCGCACGCCTCGGACGCGCTGAGCGTGCCGCCTTCCTCAGCGCGTTGGAGACCCTCGCAGCCATCCCCCGCGACGAGATCGTCGCCCTCGCCGAGCACCGCACCTGA
- a CDS encoding TIGR03086 family protein produces MRNDFSRAVELDRRVYEAGLALVRRTTRADLVRPTPCAGWTLADLIEHMTAQNHGFAAAARGAGADEEVWHGGPLGDDPAATYAASVADVTTAFADADADAPFVLGDIRPDPFPAPQAVGMHLVDGVAHGWDVAKALGLPFDLDDDALAAGWQVASAVPDGEFRTAPGSPFAPAVHVDESAPALDRIVAVLGRSPAWTAG; encoded by the coding sequence ATGCGGAATGACTTCTCCCGGGCCGTCGAGCTGGATCGCCGAGTGTACGAGGCGGGTCTCGCTCTTGTGCGTCGCACGACGCGGGCCGACCTCGTCCGACCTACGCCGTGCGCCGGTTGGACCCTTGCCGACCTGATCGAGCACATGACCGCGCAGAACCACGGCTTCGCCGCGGCCGCGCGCGGTGCGGGCGCCGACGAAGAGGTGTGGCATGGCGGGCCACTCGGCGACGACCCGGCCGCCACCTACGCGGCGAGCGTCGCCGACGTGACTACGGCCTTCGCCGACGCCGATGCGGACGCGCCGTTCGTGCTCGGCGACATCCGCCCCGACCCGTTCCCCGCGCCGCAGGCGGTCGGCATGCACCTCGTCGATGGCGTCGCGCACGGGTGGGACGTCGCCAAGGCGCTCGGCCTGCCGTTCGACCTCGACGACGACGCGCTCGCCGCCGGCTGGCAGGTCGCGTCCGCGGTGCCTGACGGCGAGTTCAGGACGGCGCCAGGGTCGCCGTTCGCGCCTGCAGTGCACGTCGACGAGTCTGCGCCGGCGCTCGACCGCATCGTCGCCGTGCTCGGCCGGTCGCCCGCCTGGACCGCCGGCTGA
- a CDS encoding MBL fold metallo-hydrolase, with protein sequence MSRLVRAAVGRSLTFGDATVSYVPDGVGALIPEVFLPTVDWHRYPQHLAADGTLVASLGGLLVQRDGSTLLIDTGYGPGPAFEGPDATARGLGPFRGGALLDNLAQFGVSPSDVDTVVVTHVHFDHVGWLVHRDRPGHPPVFPSARYLVAEPEWAFCRSHGDKYGQLDQETFFGPLGELVETFARGAEIFPGVTALPTPGHTPGHTSFVLAGGGRELVVVGDAAHNPVELEHPEHGARRDSAPAAARASRELLADLLARPDTVGYGMHFADVVLGTLDDGHWVPVDA encoded by the coding sequence ATGAGCCGGCTGGTGCGGGCCGCCGTCGGCAGGTCCTTGACGTTCGGCGACGCCACCGTCAGCTACGTACCGGACGGCGTAGGCGCACTGATCCCCGAGGTGTTCCTGCCCACGGTCGACTGGCACCGCTACCCGCAGCACCTCGCCGCGGACGGGACGCTGGTGGCGAGCCTCGGCGGGCTGCTCGTCCAGCGCGACGGAAGTACCCTGCTGATCGACACCGGGTACGGTCCAGGGCCCGCGTTCGAGGGTCCGGACGCGACGGCACGCGGCCTCGGCCCGTTTCGCGGCGGCGCCCTGCTCGACAACCTCGCGCAGTTCGGCGTCTCACCGTCGGACGTGGACACGGTCGTGGTCACCCACGTGCACTTCGACCACGTCGGTTGGCTGGTCCACCGCGACCGGCCGGGGCATCCACCGGTGTTCCCGTCCGCGCGGTACCTGGTAGCGGAGCCGGAGTGGGCGTTCTGCCGGTCGCACGGCGACAAGTACGGCCAACTCGACCAGGAGACGTTCTTCGGCCCGCTCGGCGAGCTGGTCGAGACGTTCGCCCGCGGCGCCGAGATCTTCCCCGGCGTGACGGCCCTGCCGACGCCGGGCCACACGCCAGGACACACGTCGTTCGTGCTCGCCGGCGGCGGCCGGGAGCTGGTGGTGGTCGGCGACGCCGCGCACAACCCGGTCGAGCTGGAGCACCCCGAGCACGGCGCGCGCAGGGACAGCGCCCCGGCAGCGGCGCGGGCGTCGCGCGAGCTCCTCGCCGACCTCCTCGCACGCCCGGACACCGTCGGCTACGGCATGCACTTCGCGGACGTCGTACTCGGCACCCTCGACGACGGTCACTGGGTACCCGTCGACGCGTGA
- a CDS encoding FCD domain-containing protein — MNRPYLVGRVAMLGPPDRTVSVCRTHPRDCQAIRHLRYTAGMRVMRVVAPMRQQAAEAIRHAIATGELRPGDRLVDRDLSDRIGVSRATLREAYSQLESEGFITVTPHRGATVARMSAADAVAVYEVREALECHAIRLFAERATDAELASLGDAVGELRTAHECGDVDAMLAAKQAFYAKLYAGARNELLEGQASLLQSRLWRLRAQSLGRPGRAQASQTELEEVLAALRDRGGDRASQLWRSHIRAAAEAALADDAATPSTSDVESA; from the coding sequence ATGAACAGGCCGTACCTCGTCGGCCGTGTAGCCATGCTGGGTCCTCCCGACCGCACCGTCAGTGTGTGTCGGACTCACCCTAGGGATTGCCAGGCAATCAGGCATCTCAGGTACACTGCCGGCATGCGGGTGATGCGCGTAGTGGCTCCGATGCGCCAGCAGGCAGCCGAGGCGATCAGGCACGCGATCGCGACGGGCGAGCTCCGTCCAGGCGACCGGCTGGTCGACCGCGACCTCAGCGACCGGATCGGCGTCTCGCGCGCCACCCTGCGCGAGGCGTACAGCCAGCTGGAGTCCGAGGGCTTCATCACCGTGACGCCACACCGCGGCGCGACCGTCGCGCGGATGAGCGCCGCCGACGCGGTCGCCGTCTACGAGGTGCGCGAGGCGCTCGAGTGCCACGCGATCCGGCTGTTCGCGGAACGCGCGACGGACGCCGAGCTCGCCTCGCTCGGCGACGCCGTCGGCGAGCTGCGGACGGCGCACGAGTGCGGTGACGTCGACGCGATGCTCGCCGCGAAACAGGCGTTCTACGCCAAGCTGTACGCCGGCGCACGCAACGAGCTGCTCGAGGGCCAGGCGTCGCTGCTGCAGAGCCGGCTGTGGCGGCTGCGCGCGCAGTCGCTGGGCCGGCCGGGCCGCGCGCAGGCGAGCCAGACCGAGCTCGAGGAGGTGCTGGCCGCGCTGCGCGACCGCGGCGGCGACCGGGCCAGCCAGCTCTGGCGGTCGCACATCAGGGCCGCCGCGGAGGCCGCCCTCGCGGACGACGCGGCCACCCCGTCCACCAGCGACGTCGAGTCGGCATGA
- a CDS encoding aldehyde dehydrogenase family protein translates to MATRPTRYGLFIDGDQVEATAAGTLDVTDPATGETWAQVPDASAADVDAAVRSAHAAFTEGPWPRYRAADRAGFLIRFGQLAQERADELAELQVRENGKLHREMYGQTKLLREYFEYYAGLAYTLGGSTNQLHVTDMVNYTGREPLGVVAAITPWNSPLLLLAWKLGPALAAGNTVVAKPSEVTPVSTVRFAELAVEAGLPRGVFNVVTGLGHPSGTALTGLGHPSGTALTGLGHPSGTALTGLGHPSGTALTGHRDVAKIAFTGSTATGQAIAAEAGKTLKRVSLELGGKSPNIVFDDADLDGALNGIVAGILGASGQTCMAGSRILVQDGVYDEVVKRLAERADAITVGDPRDPATEHGTIASQAQYEKVLRYVEVAKADGAKLVAGGGTAKVPGLEDGLFVRPTVFADVTNDMRIAREEVFGPVAAVLGFRDEDEAVAVANDTEFGLAAGVWTGSVQRAHRVAARLHAGTVWINNYRKSSYATPFGGYKQSGLGRENGRDALLEYTEEKSVWVDTGQGVKDPFNPRA, encoded by the coding sequence ATGGCTACACGGCCGACGAGGTACGGCCTGTTCATCGACGGCGACCAGGTCGAGGCGACAGCCGCGGGCACGCTGGACGTCACCGACCCGGCGACCGGGGAGACCTGGGCACAGGTTCCGGACGCGTCGGCGGCGGACGTGGACGCCGCGGTGCGCTCTGCGCACGCCGCGTTCACCGAGGGGCCGTGGCCCCGTTACCGGGCCGCGGACCGGGCCGGCTTCCTGATCAGGTTCGGGCAGCTCGCCCAGGAGCGCGCCGACGAGCTGGCCGAGCTGCAGGTGCGGGAGAACGGCAAGCTGCACCGCGAGATGTACGGCCAGACGAAGCTGCTGCGCGAGTACTTCGAGTACTACGCGGGCCTCGCGTACACACTCGGCGGCTCGACCAACCAGCTGCACGTCACGGACATGGTGAACTACACCGGCCGCGAGCCGCTCGGCGTGGTCGCCGCGATCACCCCGTGGAACTCGCCGCTGCTGCTGCTGGCCTGGAAGCTCGGCCCGGCACTGGCAGCAGGCAACACCGTGGTGGCCAAGCCGTCGGAGGTGACGCCGGTGTCCACCGTGCGGTTCGCCGAGCTGGCCGTCGAGGCCGGGCTGCCGCGCGGGGTGTTCAACGTGGTCACCGGCCTCGGGCACCCGTCGGGCACCGCGCTCACCGGCCTCGGGCACCCGTCGGGCACCGCGCTCACCGGCCTCGGGCACCCGTCGGGCACCGCGCTCACCGGCCTCGGGCACCCGTCGGGCACCGCGCTCACCGGCCACCGCGACGTCGCGAAGATCGCGTTCACCGGTTCCACCGCCACCGGCCAGGCGATCGCCGCGGAGGCCGGCAAGACACTGAAGCGCGTCTCGCTGGAGCTGGGCGGCAAGTCGCCCAACATCGTGTTCGACGACGCCGACCTCGACGGCGCGCTGAACGGGATCGTCGCCGGCATCTTGGGCGCCAGCGGCCAGACCTGCATGGCCGGCTCGCGCATCCTCGTGCAGGACGGCGTCTACGACGAGGTGGTGAAGCGGCTCGCCGAGCGCGCCGACGCCATCACCGTCGGCGACCCGCGCGACCCCGCGACCGAACACGGCACGATCGCGTCGCAGGCGCAGTACGAGAAGGTCCTCAGGTACGTAGAGGTCGCGAAGGCGGACGGCGCGAAGCTCGTCGCCGGCGGCGGGACCGCGAAGGTACCCGGCCTGGAGGACGGGTTGTTCGTCCGGCCGACCGTGTTCGCCGACGTCACCAACGACATGCGCATCGCGCGTGAGGAGGTGTTCGGCCCGGTCGCCGCGGTGCTCGGGTTCCGCGACGAGGACGAGGCGGTCGCCGTCGCGAACGACACCGAGTTCGGTCTCGCCGCGGGTGTCTGGACGGGCAGCGTGCAGCGTGCGCACCGGGTCGCCGCGCGGCTGCACGCCGGCACCGTGTGGATCAACAATTACCGCAAGTCCTCCTACGCCACGCCGTTCGGCGGGTACAAGCAGAGCGGCCTCGGCCGGGAGAACGGGCGCGACGCACTGCTGGAGTACACGGAGGAGAAGAGCGTCTGGGTCGACACCGGGCAGGGCGTGAAGGACCCGTTCAACCCGCGGGCGTGA
- a CDS encoding FAD-binding protein: protein MAATPHVVVVGSGVAGLSAAVTAAEELGSTGSVVLVERCQEQEAGGLTRWTSAYLRLEDVYETADSFVEDVVGFSGGRTRRAYVEALQAAVPDTMEWIQGHGARFKKLPTYFVNSTRPRLQPVGGGEALRRHLLAAAERLGVDIRYETTAVDLVRDDAGAVAGLAVERDGQRFVVDATAVVIASGGFEGNPGDLAAALGPEADRLVAVAPGAHANRGEGIAMALRAGAARSGEWDNFHAEPVDPRSNDPGALVMVFPYGILVNAAGRRFVDEGAGTVDEAYEQTVRAIWREGNGTAYFVTDRQLTDISD, encoded by the coding sequence ATGGCAGCAACACCACACGTCGTGGTCGTGGGCTCGGGCGTCGCGGGACTCTCCGCCGCGGTGACCGCGGCCGAGGAGCTCGGGTCCACGGGCAGCGTGGTGCTCGTCGAGCGATGCCAGGAGCAGGAGGCCGGCGGCCTCACCAGGTGGACGTCGGCGTACCTGCGGCTGGAGGACGTGTACGAGACGGCGGACTCGTTCGTCGAGGACGTCGTCGGGTTCTCCGGCGGCCGCACCCGCCGCGCGTACGTCGAGGCGCTGCAGGCGGCCGTGCCCGACACCATGGAGTGGATCCAGGGGCACGGCGCCAGGTTCAAGAAGCTGCCCACGTACTTCGTCAACAGCACCCGCCCGCGGCTGCAGCCGGTCGGCGGCGGTGAGGCGCTGCGGAGGCACCTGCTCGCGGCGGCGGAGCGGCTCGGTGTCGACATCCGTTACGAGACAACGGCGGTCGACCTGGTGCGCGACGACGCCGGCGCGGTGGCCGGGCTCGCTGTGGAGCGCGACGGGCAGCGGTTCGTCGTGGACGCCACTGCCGTGGTCATCGCGTCCGGCGGCTTCGAGGGCAACCCCGGGGACCTCGCCGCTGCGCTCGGTCCAGAGGCGGACCGGCTCGTCGCCGTCGCACCTGGGGCGCACGCCAACAGGGGCGAGGGGATCGCCATGGCGTTGCGCGCCGGCGCTGCACGCAGCGGCGAGTGGGACAACTTCCATGCCGAGCCGGTCGACCCGCGCAGCAACGACCCCGGGGCGCTGGTGATGGTGTTCCCTTACGGCATCCTGGTGAACGCCGCCGGCAGGCGCTTCGTCGACGAGGGTGCGGGCACCGTCGACGAGGCGTACGAGCAGACCGTGCGGGCGATCTGGCGTGAGGGAAACGGCACCGCGTACTTCGTCACCGACAGGCAGCTCACCGACATCTCCGACTAG
- a CDS encoding MFS transporter, whose translation MSATNQPKRVALGSLVGTTIEWYDFFIYGQAAALVFDKLYFPDLPAPVATLVSLATLGVGFVARPVGGLLFGHFGDRLGRKSVLIVTLLAMGIATMLVGALPTAATIGVWAPILLVLLRLVQGVAVGGEWGGAVLMAVEHSPEGRRGFYGSIPQMGIPLGLISSSGVFALLSGAMSDEAFLAWGWRVTFLSSIVVVLVGLFIRLGIDESPSFARVKERSEQVRIPLFEVLKYAKRTAALAIGSQALVNIAFYVATVYVLTYARDTAGISRTESLLALLLAAFVDLVAIPTWAAMSDRIGRRTVFIIGAVGAALLGYPMFWLVDTGSFGLTALALSLVLALGHAPTYSTLASFLSESFDVRMRYSAISVSYQFAGALWSGPTPLVAAALVAATGGVGVLVGVMSGALVVTVACTLGLRETYRARLDAAEPEAVKVS comes from the coding sequence ATGAGCGCGACGAACCAGCCGAAGCGCGTGGCGCTCGGCAGCCTGGTGGGCACCACGATCGAGTGGTACGACTTCTTCATCTACGGCCAGGCCGCAGCGTTGGTCTTCGACAAGCTCTACTTCCCCGACCTCCCCGCGCCCGTCGCCACCCTGGTGTCGCTGGCGACGCTCGGCGTCGGCTTCGTGGCCCGACCGGTCGGTGGCTTGCTGTTCGGCCACTTCGGCGACCGGCTCGGCCGCAAGAGCGTGCTGATCGTCACGCTGCTCGCCATGGGCATAGCGACGATGCTCGTCGGCGCGCTGCCCACCGCCGCGACCATCGGGGTGTGGGCGCCGATCCTGCTCGTGCTGCTGCGGCTGGTGCAGGGTGTCGCCGTAGGCGGTGAGTGGGGCGGCGCCGTGCTGATGGCGGTGGAGCACTCACCCGAAGGCCGTCGCGGCTTCTACGGGAGCATCCCGCAGATGGGCATCCCGCTCGGCCTGATCTCGTCGTCCGGTGTCTTCGCGCTGTTGTCCGGCGCGATGTCGGACGAGGCGTTCCTCGCCTGGGGCTGGCGGGTGACGTTCCTCTCCAGCATCGTGGTCGTGCTCGTCGGGCTGTTCATCCGGCTCGGCATCGACGAGTCGCCGTCGTTCGCCCGGGTGAAGGAGCGGTCGGAGCAGGTACGTATCCCGCTGTTCGAGGTGCTGAAGTACGCCAAGCGCACCGCGGCGCTCGCGATCGGCAGCCAGGCGCTGGTGAACATTGCCTTCTACGTCGCGACCGTCTACGTGCTGACGTACGCCAGGGACACCGCAGGCATCTCCCGCACCGAGAGCCTGCTCGCGCTGCTGCTCGCCGCGTTCGTCGACCTGGTCGCCATCCCCACGTGGGCGGCGATGTCCGACCGGATCGGTCGACGCACGGTGTTCATCATCGGCGCGGTCGGCGCGGCGCTGCTCGGCTACCCGATGTTCTGGCTCGTCGACACCGGCAGCTTCGGGCTGACGGCGCTCGCCCTCAGCCTGGTGCTCGCGCTCGGGCACGCGCCGACGTACTCCACGCTGGCGTCGTTCCTCTCCGAGTCGTTCGACGTACGCATGCGGTACAGCGCGATCTCGGTGAGCTACCAGTTCGCCGGCGCCCTGTGGAGCGGCCCGACACCGCTCGTCGCGGCCGCGCTCGTCGCGGCGACCGGGGGCGTCGGCGTGCTCGTTGGCGTCATGTCCGGCGCGCTCGTGGTCACCGTCGCCTGCACGCTCGGCCTGCGGGAGACGTACCGGGCCCGCCTGGACGCCGCCGAGCCGGAGGCGGTGAAGGTGTCGTGA